One Dama dama isolate Ldn47 chromosome 16, ASM3311817v1, whole genome shotgun sequence DNA window includes the following coding sequences:
- the MYORG gene encoding myogenesis-regulating glycosidase isoform X1, whose protein sequence is MRRLSATSLFPFLNQAGQVQIGFVGCPPARSFLNWGLMPQNSQENSQAYPRRRRSGSHTGYKTPESVAAATMYTFLPDNFSPTKPKPSKELKPLLGSAVLGLLLVLAAVVAWCYYSASLRKAERLRAELLDLNRGGFSIRNQKGEQVFRLAFRSGVLDLDSCSRDGALLGCSRTADGRPLHFFIQTVRPKDTVMCYRVRWEEAAPGRAVEHAMFLGDAGAHWYGGAEMKTQHWPIRLDGQQEPQPFVTSDVYSSDAAFGGILERYWLSSRAAAIKVNDSVPFHLGWNSTERSLRLQARYHDTPYKPPAGRAAAPELSYRVCVGSDVTSIHKYMVRRYFNKPSRVPAPEAFRDPIWSTWVLYGRAVDQEKVWRFAQQIRQHRFNSSHLEIDDMYTPAYGDFDFDEAKFPNASDMFRRLRDAGFRVTLWVHPFVNYNSSRFGEGVERELFVREPTGRLPALVRWWNGIGAVLDFTRPEARDWFQGHLRRLRSRYSVASFKFDAGEVSYLPRDFSTYRPLSDPNIWSRRYTEMALPFFSLAEVRVGYQSQNISCFFRLVDRDSVWGYDLGLRSLIPAVLTVSMLGYPFILPDMVGGNAVSERSTSGGDVPERELYVRWLEVAAFMPAMQFSVPPWRYDAEVVAIAHKFTALRASLVAPLLLELAGEVTDTGDPIVRPLWWIAPGDETAHRIDSQFLIGDTLLVAPVLEPGKQERDVYLPAGKWRSYKGELFDKTPVLLTDYPVDLDEIAYFIWVS, encoded by the coding sequence ATGAGAAGGCTCAGTGCcacctctctcttccccttcctgaATCAGGCCGGCCAGGTTCAGATTGGCTTTGTCGGGTGCCCGCCTGCCCGCTCCTTCCTTAACTGGGGGCTGATGCCCCAGAATTCTCAGGAGAATTCCCAGGCCtacccccgccgccgccgctctgGGAGCCACACAGGTTATAAGACTCCCGAGTCCGTCGCAGCCGCAACCATGTACACCTTCTTGCCTGACAACTTTTCCCCTACCAAGCCCAAGCCGTCCAAAGAGCTGAAGCCGCTGCTGGGCTCCGCGGTGCTGGGGCTGCTGCTCGTGCTGGCCGCGGTGGTGGCCTGGTGCTACTACAGCGCCTCGCTGCGAAAGGCGGAACGCCTGCGCGCCGAGCTGCTGGATCTCAACCGCGGTGGCTTCTCCATTCGCAACCAGAAGGGCGAGCAGGTGTTCCGCCTGGCCTTCCGCTCGGGCGTCCTGGACCTGGATTCCTGCAGCCGCGACGGCGCCCTGCTTGGCTGCTCTCGCACAGCGGATGGGCGCCCGCTGCACTTCTTCATCCAGACCGTGCGACCCAAGGACACAGTCATGTGCTACCGCGTGCGCTGGGAGGAGGCGGCTCCGGGGCGCGCGGTGGAGCACGCCATGTTCCTGGGCGATGCTGGGGCGCACTGGTACGGCGGCGCCgagatgaagacccagcactggCCCATCCGCCTGGACGGCCAGCAGGAGCCACAGCCCTTCGTCACCAGCGACGTCTACTCCTCCGATGCCGCCTTTGGCGGCATCCTTGAGCGCTACTGGCTGTCATCGCGCGCGGCGGCCATCAAGGTCAACGACTCGGTGCCCTTCCACCTGGGCTGGAACAGCACGGAGCGCTCTCTGCGACTGCAGGCGCGCTACCACGACACGCCCTACAAGCCGCCCGCCGGCCGAGCCGCTGCTCCCGAGCTCAGCTACCGCGTGTGCGTCGGCTCGGACGTCACCTCCATCCACAAGTACATGGTACGGCGCTATTTCAACAAGCCGTCCAGGGTGCCGGCACCCGAGGCCTTCCGGGACCCCATCTGGTCCACGTGGGTGCTGTACGGGCGCGCGGTGGACCAGGAGAAGGTGTGGCGTTTCGCCCAGCAGATCCGCCAGCACCGCTTCAACAGCAGCCACCTGGAGATCGACGACATGTACACGCCTGCCTATGGCGACTTCGACTTCGACGAGGCCAAGTTTCCCAACGCTAGCGACATGTTCCGCCGCCTGCGCGACGCTGGCTTTCGCGTCACGCTTTGGGTGCACCCGTTTGTCAACTACAACTCTTCCCGctttggtgagggtgtggagcgGGAGCTGTTTGTGCGCGAACCCACCGGCCGGCTGCCGGCTCTTGTGCGCTGGTGGAATGGCATCGGCGCAGTGCTCGACTTCACGCGCCCCGAGGCCCGCGACTGGTTCCAAGGACACCTAAGGCGACTGCGCTCGCGCTACTCCGTGGCCTCCTTCAAGTTTGACGCTGGCGAAGTCAGCTATTTGCCCCGGGACTTCAGTACCTACAGGCCGCTGTCTGATCCCAACATCTGGAGCCGGCGCTACACCGAGATGGCGCTGCCCTTCTTCTCGCTGGCCGAGGTCCGCGTGGGCTACCAGTCCCAGAACATATCATGCTTTTTCCGCCTGGTGGACCGCGACTCGGTGTGGGGCTACGATCTGGGGCTGCGCTCGCTCATCCCCGCGGTGCTTACCGTCAGCATGCTGGGCTACCCCTTTATCCTGCCGGATATGGTGGGTGGCAACGCTGTATCTGAGCGCTCAACCAGCGGCGGCGATGTGCCGGAGCGCGAGCTGTACGTGCGCTGGCTGGAAGTGGCCGCCTTCATGCCAGCTATGCAGTTCTCCGTTCCGCCCTGGCGGTACGACGCTGAAGTGGTGGCCATCGCGCACAAGTTCACGGCGCTGAGGGCCTCTCTCGTGGCGCCACTGTTGTTGGAGCTGGCGGGTGAGGTCACTGACACGGGCGACCCCATCGTGCGCCCCCTCTGGTGGATCGCGCCCGGCGATGAAACGGCGCATCGCATTGACTCACAGTTTCTTATCGGAGACACGCTGCTCGTGGCACCCGTACTGGAGCCGGGCAAGCAGGAGCGGGATGTCTACCTGCCCGCAGGCAAGTGGCGCAGCTATAAAGGTGAGCTTTTTGACAAGACACCAGTGCTGCTCACCGATTACCCCGTTGACCTGGACGAGATCGCTTACTTCATCTGGGTATCCTGA
- the MYORG gene encoding myogenesis-regulating glycosidase isoform X2 — MPQNSQENSQAYPRRRRSGSHTGYKTPESVAAATMYTFLPDNFSPTKPKPSKELKPLLGSAVLGLLLVLAAVVAWCYYSASLRKAERLRAELLDLNRGGFSIRNQKGEQVFRLAFRSGVLDLDSCSRDGALLGCSRTADGRPLHFFIQTVRPKDTVMCYRVRWEEAAPGRAVEHAMFLGDAGAHWYGGAEMKTQHWPIRLDGQQEPQPFVTSDVYSSDAAFGGILERYWLSSRAAAIKVNDSVPFHLGWNSTERSLRLQARYHDTPYKPPAGRAAAPELSYRVCVGSDVTSIHKYMVRRYFNKPSRVPAPEAFRDPIWSTWVLYGRAVDQEKVWRFAQQIRQHRFNSSHLEIDDMYTPAYGDFDFDEAKFPNASDMFRRLRDAGFRVTLWVHPFVNYNSSRFGEGVERELFVREPTGRLPALVRWWNGIGAVLDFTRPEARDWFQGHLRRLRSRYSVASFKFDAGEVSYLPRDFSTYRPLSDPNIWSRRYTEMALPFFSLAEVRVGYQSQNISCFFRLVDRDSVWGYDLGLRSLIPAVLTVSMLGYPFILPDMVGGNAVSERSTSGGDVPERELYVRWLEVAAFMPAMQFSVPPWRYDAEVVAIAHKFTALRASLVAPLLLELAGEVTDTGDPIVRPLWWIAPGDETAHRIDSQFLIGDTLLVAPVLEPGKQERDVYLPAGKWRSYKGELFDKTPVLLTDYPVDLDEIAYFIWVS, encoded by the coding sequence ATGCCCCAGAATTCTCAGGAGAATTCCCAGGCCtacccccgccgccgccgctctgGGAGCCACACAGGTTATAAGACTCCCGAGTCCGTCGCAGCCGCAACCATGTACACCTTCTTGCCTGACAACTTTTCCCCTACCAAGCCCAAGCCGTCCAAAGAGCTGAAGCCGCTGCTGGGCTCCGCGGTGCTGGGGCTGCTGCTCGTGCTGGCCGCGGTGGTGGCCTGGTGCTACTACAGCGCCTCGCTGCGAAAGGCGGAACGCCTGCGCGCCGAGCTGCTGGATCTCAACCGCGGTGGCTTCTCCATTCGCAACCAGAAGGGCGAGCAGGTGTTCCGCCTGGCCTTCCGCTCGGGCGTCCTGGACCTGGATTCCTGCAGCCGCGACGGCGCCCTGCTTGGCTGCTCTCGCACAGCGGATGGGCGCCCGCTGCACTTCTTCATCCAGACCGTGCGACCCAAGGACACAGTCATGTGCTACCGCGTGCGCTGGGAGGAGGCGGCTCCGGGGCGCGCGGTGGAGCACGCCATGTTCCTGGGCGATGCTGGGGCGCACTGGTACGGCGGCGCCgagatgaagacccagcactggCCCATCCGCCTGGACGGCCAGCAGGAGCCACAGCCCTTCGTCACCAGCGACGTCTACTCCTCCGATGCCGCCTTTGGCGGCATCCTTGAGCGCTACTGGCTGTCATCGCGCGCGGCGGCCATCAAGGTCAACGACTCGGTGCCCTTCCACCTGGGCTGGAACAGCACGGAGCGCTCTCTGCGACTGCAGGCGCGCTACCACGACACGCCCTACAAGCCGCCCGCCGGCCGAGCCGCTGCTCCCGAGCTCAGCTACCGCGTGTGCGTCGGCTCGGACGTCACCTCCATCCACAAGTACATGGTACGGCGCTATTTCAACAAGCCGTCCAGGGTGCCGGCACCCGAGGCCTTCCGGGACCCCATCTGGTCCACGTGGGTGCTGTACGGGCGCGCGGTGGACCAGGAGAAGGTGTGGCGTTTCGCCCAGCAGATCCGCCAGCACCGCTTCAACAGCAGCCACCTGGAGATCGACGACATGTACACGCCTGCCTATGGCGACTTCGACTTCGACGAGGCCAAGTTTCCCAACGCTAGCGACATGTTCCGCCGCCTGCGCGACGCTGGCTTTCGCGTCACGCTTTGGGTGCACCCGTTTGTCAACTACAACTCTTCCCGctttggtgagggtgtggagcgGGAGCTGTTTGTGCGCGAACCCACCGGCCGGCTGCCGGCTCTTGTGCGCTGGTGGAATGGCATCGGCGCAGTGCTCGACTTCACGCGCCCCGAGGCCCGCGACTGGTTCCAAGGACACCTAAGGCGACTGCGCTCGCGCTACTCCGTGGCCTCCTTCAAGTTTGACGCTGGCGAAGTCAGCTATTTGCCCCGGGACTTCAGTACCTACAGGCCGCTGTCTGATCCCAACATCTGGAGCCGGCGCTACACCGAGATGGCGCTGCCCTTCTTCTCGCTGGCCGAGGTCCGCGTGGGCTACCAGTCCCAGAACATATCATGCTTTTTCCGCCTGGTGGACCGCGACTCGGTGTGGGGCTACGATCTGGGGCTGCGCTCGCTCATCCCCGCGGTGCTTACCGTCAGCATGCTGGGCTACCCCTTTATCCTGCCGGATATGGTGGGTGGCAACGCTGTATCTGAGCGCTCAACCAGCGGCGGCGATGTGCCGGAGCGCGAGCTGTACGTGCGCTGGCTGGAAGTGGCCGCCTTCATGCCAGCTATGCAGTTCTCCGTTCCGCCCTGGCGGTACGACGCTGAAGTGGTGGCCATCGCGCACAAGTTCACGGCGCTGAGGGCCTCTCTCGTGGCGCCACTGTTGTTGGAGCTGGCGGGTGAGGTCACTGACACGGGCGACCCCATCGTGCGCCCCCTCTGGTGGATCGCGCCCGGCGATGAAACGGCGCATCGCATTGACTCACAGTTTCTTATCGGAGACACGCTGCTCGTGGCACCCGTACTGGAGCCGGGCAAGCAGGAGCGGGATGTCTACCTGCCCGCAGGCAAGTGGCGCAGCTATAAAGGTGAGCTTTTTGACAAGACACCAGTGCTGCTCACCGATTACCCCGTTGACCTGGACGAGATCGCTTACTTCATCTGGGTATCCTGA